From bacterium, one genomic window encodes:
- a CDS encoding 2-oxoacid:acceptor oxidoreductase subunit alpha, whose protein sequence is MENEIMVGIGGAAGDGGASTADNLALTSARQGLHVYVYTSYQSLIRGGHSWIRLRISTKKINNLNDQVSAMIALNQDSMDRHLQELAPGGICIYNGDKVKPGKAPEGVQLCPLPVFDLAGKDALPIMQNTVALGALTGLLGLEFESLASVFEHTFKKKPQVVKANVDAAKAGYDFAVKTYKKIAKPLGKTDAKLAMVHGNNMIALGAANAGLKVYCAYPMSPASGVLHWMGAHGPSLGICVRQVEDEIGVANMTIGAAQMGVRAMCATSGGGFALMTEAIGMASIMEIPLVMINVMRGGPSTGLPTKQEQGDLNQAIGASQGDFQRIIMAPTSIGDCYTSMEEAFNLAEKFQMPVLYLSDLLMSEGHMTLETSFLDREFKIDRGEMIFEDDGKGKDYFRYKDTPSGVSPRAIPGIPNHLYVSATDEHDDDGVTISDVYTDPVTRKRVVDKRERKMAGVLAALPKPKLEGPADADTTIVTYGSTWGVVNEAVERLNKEGIKCNHLSIKFLVPFQEKEVTELLKGKKNIIVVEMNKGGQFARHLRAETGITATGKVLKYDGEPYEPKHVVAGIKECLKGKKVVEAESLEPGWRTPHPPGPGVLSTSSAH, encoded by the coding sequence ATGGAAAATGAAATCATGGTAGGGATCGGCGGCGCGGCCGGTGATGGCGGCGCTTCCACTGCGGACAACTTGGCCCTGACCAGCGCCCGCCAAGGTCTCCATGTCTACGTCTACACCAGCTATCAATCCCTGATCCGCGGCGGGCATTCCTGGATCCGCCTGCGCATCTCGACCAAGAAAATCAACAATCTGAACGACCAGGTCAGCGCCATGATCGCCCTGAACCAGGATTCCATGGACCGCCACCTGCAGGAACTGGCTCCCGGCGGCATCTGCATCTACAACGGCGATAAGGTGAAGCCCGGCAAAGCCCCCGAGGGCGTGCAACTCTGCCCCCTCCCGGTCTTCGATCTGGCGGGCAAGGACGCCCTCCCCATCATGCAGAACACCGTCGCCCTCGGCGCTCTGACCGGTCTCCTGGGCCTCGAATTCGAATCCCTTGCCTCCGTCTTCGAACACACCTTCAAGAAGAAGCCCCAAGTGGTCAAGGCCAATGTGGACGCGGCCAAGGCCGGCTACGATTTCGCGGTGAAGACCTATAAGAAGATCGCCAAGCCGCTGGGCAAGACCGACGCCAAGCTGGCCATGGTCCACGGCAACAACATGATCGCGCTGGGCGCGGCCAACGCGGGCCTTAAGGTCTATTGCGCCTATCCTATGAGCCCGGCCTCGGGCGTGCTGCACTGGATGGGGGCCCACGGGCCTTCGCTCGGCATCTGCGTGCGCCAGGTCGAGGATGAGATCGGCGTGGCCAACATGACCATCGGCGCGGCCCAGATGGGCGTTCGCGCGATGTGCGCCACCTCCGGCGGCGGGTTCGCCCTGATGACCGAAGCCATCGGCATGGCCTCCATCATGGAGATCCCCTTGGTGATGATCAACGTCATGCGCGGCGGGCCCTCGACGGGCTTGCCGACCAAGCAGGAGCAAGGCGACCTGAACCAGGCCATCGGCGCTTCCCAAGGCGATTTCCAGCGCATCATCATGGCCCCCACCTCCATTGGGGACTGCTACACCAGCATGGAAGAGGCCTTCAACCTGGCCGAGAAATTCCAGATGCCGGTGCTCTACCTCTCCGACCTCCTGATGAGCGAAGGCCACATGACTCTGGAGACGTCCTTCCTGGACCGCGAGTTCAAGATCGACCGCGGTGAGATGATCTTCGAGGACGACGGCAAGGGAAAAGATTACTTCCGTTATAAGGACACCCCTTCGGGCGTGTCCCCCCGGGCGATCCCCGGCATTCCCAACCACCTTTACGTCTCCGCCACCGATGAGCATGACGACGACGGTGTGACCATCTCCGATGTCTACACCGATCCGGTCACCCGCAAGCGCGTGGTCGACAAGCGCGAACGCAAGATGGCGGGTGTTCTGGCCGCCTTGCCCAAGCCCAAACTGGAAGGCCCCGCCGATGCGGACACCACCATTGTGACCTACGGCTCCACCTGGGGCGTGGTGAACGAGGCGGTCGAGCGCCTGAACAAGGAAGGGATCAAGTGCAACCACCTTTCCATCAAGTTCCTGGTGCCCTTCCAAGAGAAGGAAGTCACCGAGCTCTTGAAGGGCAAGAAGAACATCATCGTTGTCGAGATGAACAAGGGCGGGCAATTCGCCCGGCACCTGCGGGCCGAGACGGGTATCACCGCCACCGGCAAGGTCCTGAAGTACGACGGCGAACCCTACGAGCCGAAGCACGTGGTCGCCGGCATCAAGGAATGCCTGAAGGGCAAGAAGGTCGTCGAGGCCGAGTCCTTGGAGCCTGGATGGCGCACGCCGCACCCGCCGGGTCCCGGCGTTCTTTCCACTTCGTCCGCTCACTGA
- a CDS encoding 2-oxoacid:ferredoxin oxidoreductase subunit beta produces the protein MSTAVATPRDAKLYKPEVPPDWCPGCGDYGVLTVLQRACGELGIPNERLMVVSGIGCSSNLPGFFKSYGMHSLHGRSLPVATGTKMANHEMTVIACGGDGDGYGIGQGHFIHAMRRNVNLTYIVMDNEIYGLTTGQTSPTSETGMKTKSTPHGNPEGQLNPIALALAAGCGFVARGFSGDINHLKSLYTQAIQYPGFALIDVFSPCVTFNKQNTFGWFKERVYKLEDKGHNATDWNSAMERSKEWGAQIPIGLFYKNPNPKPSIDAADPALQGKGLATIQKLGLSADVRKKLIEEYV, from the coding sequence ATGTCGACAGCGGTAGCCACCCCCCGAGATGCGAAACTCTATAAGCCGGAAGTCCCGCCCGATTGGTGTCCGGGTTGCGGGGACTACGGAGTCCTAACGGTGTTGCAGCGCGCTTGCGGCGAGTTGGGCATCCCCAACGAACGCTTGATGGTGGTCTCCGGCATCGGGTGTTCCTCCAACCTGCCCGGGTTCTTCAAGTCCTACGGTATGCACTCCCTGCATGGGCGTTCGCTGCCGGTGGCCACGGGAACCAAGATGGCCAACCACGAGATGACCGTCATCGCCTGCGGCGGCGACGGCGACGGCTATGGGATCGGCCAAGGGCACTTCATCCACGCCATGCGCCGTAACGTGAACCTGACCTATATCGTGATGGACAACGAGATCTACGGGTTGACCACCGGACAGACCTCGCCGACCTCCGAGACCGGCATGAAGACCAAGTCGACCCCCCACGGCAATCCCGAGGGGCAGTTGAACCCGATCGCCCTGGCGCTGGCCGCCGGCTGCGGGTTCGTGGCGCGCGGGTTCTCCGGCGACATCAACCACTTGAAGAGCCTCTACACCCAGGCCATCCAGTATCCGGGCTTCGCCTTGATCGACGTGTTCTCGCCTTGCGTTACCTTCAACAAGCAGAACACCTTCGGCTGGTTCAAGGAACGCGTGTACAAGCTGGAGGACAAAGGCCATAACGCCACCGATTGGAACTCCGCCATGGAGCGCTCCAAGGAGTGGGGCGCCCAGATCCCCATCGGGCTCTTCTACAAGAACCCGAATCCCAAGCCTTCCATTGACGCGGCGGACCCGGCCCTTCAGGGCAAGGGTTTGGCCACGATCCAGAAGCTGGGTTTGAGCGCCGACGTGCGCAAGAAGTTGATCGAAGAGTACGTTTAA
- a CDS encoding 4Fe-4S binding protein, with amino-acid sequence MQNCIGCTLCEVKCPTEAIAGVKKSMFHIDPDLCIDCGVCGIHCPVEAIVDAVGVVVPKIKPLAIPKAKVEADLCTACEFCVDICPFDCISMQPRTDHPEFFKIAVVDEKKCVSCKLCETVCIKGSITVERPAELMSYQPNR; translated from the coding sequence TTGCAAAATTGCATCGGATGCACCCTCTGCGAGGTCAAGTGCCCCACGGAAGCCATTGCGGGCGTTAAGAAGTCCATGTTCCACATTGATCCGGACCTTTGCATCGATTGCGGGGTCTGCGGCATCCATTGTCCCGTCGAGGCCATCGTGGACGCCGTCGGGGTCGTGGTCCCGAAGATCAAGCCCCTCGCCATCCCCAAGGCGAAGGTGGAGGCCGACCTTTGCACGGCCTGCGAGTTTTGTGTCGATATCTGTCCCTTCGATTGCATCTCCATGCAACCCCGCACCGATCATCCCGAATTCTTCAAGATCGCGGTGGTGGACGAGAAAAAATGCGTCAGCTGCAAGCTCTGCGAGACGGTCTGCATCAAGGGAAGCATCACGGTGGAGAGACCCGCGGAGTTGATGAGCTACCAGCCGAACCGCTGA
- a CDS encoding NAD(P)/FAD-dependent oxidoreductase yields the protein MSEEIFDVIIIGGGPAGMFGGFYAGLRGMKFKIVDSLEQLGGQVSAMYPEKDIFDVAGFPRVSGKKLVQDLEEQLMRFRPPLGLGEKITGLKKREDKIFELTTDKGTQHHAKAVVLTLGMGSFTPKKHPNPELVPYEGKGVQYGVLSLEPFKGKRAVVVGGGDSALDWALMLEPICSKVTLIHRRDEFRAHEESVRKLKASKVDIKLWYELRTVKGNGKVEEAVIYENHTNQDESLPVDFVILNFGFQASLGFLKDWGIQMEKNKIPVNQKMETNIPGIYAAGDIVTHPGKLDLIATGFAEGATAVNFAKTYINPNEKAEPGHSSNLKW from the coding sequence ATGTCGGAAGAGATATTCGATGTCATCATCATCGGAGGGGGGCCCGCCGGCATGTTCGGCGGTTTCTATGCCGGCTTGCGCGGCATGAAGTTCAAGATCGTGGATTCCCTCGAGCAGCTGGGCGGACAGGTCTCCGCCATGTATCCCGAGAAGGACATCTTCGACGTGGCGGGATTCCCCCGGGTGTCCGGCAAGAAACTGGTGCAGGACCTGGAAGAACAATTGATGCGTTTCCGCCCCCCCTTGGGCCTGGGCGAGAAGATCACCGGGCTCAAGAAGCGTGAGGACAAGATCTTCGAGCTCACGACCGACAAGGGCACCCAACACCACGCCAAGGCGGTGGTCCTCACCCTGGGCATGGGGTCCTTCACCCCCAAGAAGCATCCGAACCCGGAGTTGGTTCCCTATGAGGGCAAAGGCGTCCAATACGGCGTCCTTTCCCTGGAACCTTTCAAGGGCAAGCGGGCCGTGGTGGTGGGCGGCGGCGATTCGGCACTGGACTGGGCCTTGATGCTGGAGCCCATCTGCTCCAAGGTCACCCTGATCCACCGTCGCGACGAGTTCCGCGCCCACGAGGAATCGGTGCGGAAGCTCAAGGCCTCCAAGGTCGATATCAAGCTCTGGTACGAGCTTCGCACGGTTAAGGGCAACGGCAAGGTCGAAGAGGCCGTGATCTACGAGAACCACACGAACCAGGACGAATCCTTGCCGGTCGATTTCGTCATCCTCAATTTCGGTTTCCAGGCCTCCCTGGGGTTCCTCAAGGACTGGGGCATCCAGATGGAGAAGAACAAGATCCCCGTGAACCAGAAGATGGAGACCAACATCCCGGGCATTTACGCGGCGGGGGACATCGTGACCCATCCGGGCAAGTTGGACCTCATCGCCACCGGCTTCGCCGAGGGAGCAACCGCGGTCAATTTCGCCAAGACCTACATCAATCCCAACGAAAAGGCCGAGCCGGGTCACAGCTCCAACCTGAAGTGGTAG
- a CDS encoding succinate dehydrogenase — MSVDVRTKRGFLYTLRKDPWWLEPLFYQCLFGGFTIYATWAALNPYGADGKHLYEWGPYLSPMFSPFFNPAWLHRLPAWLATPALLVLWAPAGFRGTCYYYRKAYYRSIFMDPPGCAVGEPCVKYGGETRFFLFQNLHRYFFYVALIFIFILTGDAILAMIWPTLGVNPITNESLPGPHQFGFGVGTIVMCLNAYLLGGYTLGCHAFRHLVGGGLDFLGVKKNHPVRFLLWRVVTKLNERHMQWALVSMIWVGFTDLYIRLCAMGVWHDYRIF; from the coding sequence ATGTCCGTCGATGTCCGCACTAAACGTGGGTTCCTCTACACCCTCAGGAAGGATCCCTGGTGGCTGGAACCCCTCTTCTATCAGTGTCTCTTCGGCGGGTTCACGATCTACGCCACCTGGGCCGCCTTGAACCCTTATGGGGCCGATGGAAAACATCTCTACGAATGGGGGCCCTACCTTTCCCCCATGTTCTCGCCCTTCTTCAACCCTGCCTGGCTCCACCGGCTGCCGGCCTGGCTGGCCACTCCGGCCCTCCTGGTCCTTTGGGCCCCCGCGGGCTTCCGGGGCACCTGTTACTACTACCGTAAGGCCTATTACCGCTCCATCTTCATGGACCCGCCGGGCTGCGCCGTCGGGGAACCCTGCGTGAAATACGGGGGCGAGACTCGCTTCTTCCTTTTCCAGAACCTCCACCGTTATTTTTTCTATGTCGCCTTGATCTTCATCTTCATCCTGACCGGGGACGCCATCCTGGCCATGATCTGGCCCACCCTGGGGGTGAACCCGATCACGAACGAATCCCTGCCCGGGCCCCACCAATTCGGTTTCGGGGTGGGAACGATCGTCATGTGCCTGAACGCCTACCTGCTGGGGGGCTATACCCTCGGCTGTCACGCCTTCCGGCATCTGGTGGGCGGCGGGCTCGATTTCCTCGGCGTGAAGAAGAACCACCCGGTGCGGTTCCTCCTCTGGCGCGTGGTGACCAAGTTGAACGAGCGCCATATGCAGTGGGCCCTGGTCTCCATGATCTGGGTGGGTTTCACCGACCTTTACATCCGCCTGTGCGCGATGGGCGTCTGGCACGACTACAGGATCTTCTAA
- a CDS encoding fumarate reductase/succinate dehydrogenase flavoprotein subunit, whose product MSDNYQSFDYDVLVIGAGGAGLRAAIEASAAGCKTGLVCKSLLGKAHTVMAEGGIAAALATVDPRDSWQQHFTDTMIGGNLGNHWRMAQIHAQQAPDRVRELEKWGAVFDRTTDGKGNMNVRHFGGHTYKRLAHVGDRTGLELIRTLQDKGVHSGIDVHMECTIYSLVKDGERIAGAFGYFRETGRPVLFRAKSVILATGGIGKIYFVNSNSWECTADGFALGYLAGAELADMEYIQFHPTGMCWPPSVRGILITEGVRGEGGVLKNNKGERFMFKYIPPKYQGKYADTEAEADAWFQKVVVEGQKEEGVKERKPPELMSRDVVARALWTEIKEGRGGEHGGVFLDIASRRTPEDIKKKLPSMYHQFKQLADVDITKVPMEIAPTCHYMMGGLKVDPDTQATNVPGLFASGECAAGMHGSNRLGGNSLSDLVVFGKLAGEHAAAYAKKLKDLPKVDESQLSALNKEMNKPFDNPQGGEVSYKILADLQHTMEKGAGMYREEGLLEQCLKDLEGLKARLDKVSAEGNRMFNPGWHVALDLRNMLAVAEAITRAAKERKESRGGHTRTDYTGYSKDFAKKRVLVRQKGGKMEVVQEDLPQMPAELEKELVDGHFFKPEILKQLRGEG is encoded by the coding sequence ATGAGCGACAACTATCAATCCTTTGATTACGACGTGCTGGTCATTGGGGCCGGCGGCGCGGGCCTCCGGGCCGCCATCGAGGCGTCGGCGGCGGGCTGCAAGACCGGGTTGGTCTGCAAGTCCCTCCTGGGCAAGGCCCATACGGTCATGGCCGAAGGCGGCATCGCGGCGGCTTTGGCCACGGTGGACCCTCGCGATTCCTGGCAACAGCACTTCACGGACACCATGATCGGCGGGAACCTGGGCAACCATTGGCGTATGGCCCAGATCCACGCCCAACAGGCCCCGGACCGCGTCCGGGAACTGGAGAAGTGGGGCGCGGTGTTCGACCGTACCACCGACGGCAAGGGCAACATGAACGTCCGTCATTTCGGCGGGCACACCTATAAGCGCCTGGCCCACGTGGGCGACCGCACGGGACTTGAGCTCATCCGCACCCTGCAGGACAAGGGTGTGCACTCGGGCATCGACGTGCACATGGAATGCACCATTTATTCCCTCGTCAAGGACGGCGAGAGGATCGCCGGGGCCTTCGGCTATTTCCGCGAGACGGGCCGCCCGGTCCTCTTCCGCGCCAAATCGGTCATCCTGGCCACCGGCGGCATCGGGAAGATCTATTTCGTCAATTCCAACTCCTGGGAATGCACCGCCGACGGGTTCGCGCTCGGCTACCTGGCGGGGGCGGAATTGGCCGACATGGAGTATATCCAGTTCCACCCGACGGGCATGTGCTGGCCCCCTTCGGTACGGGGCATCCTCATCACCGAGGGCGTGCGGGGCGAGGGCGGCGTGCTCAAGAACAACAAGGGCGAGCGCTTCATGTTCAAGTACATCCCCCCCAAGTACCAGGGCAAGTACGCCGACACGGAGGCGGAGGCCGACGCCTGGTTCCAAAAGGTCGTGGTGGAGGGACAGAAAGAGGAAGGGGTCAAGGAACGCAAGCCCCCCGAGCTCATGAGCCGCGATGTGGTGGCCCGAGCCCTTTGGACCGAGATCAAGGAAGGCCGGGGCGGGGAACACGGCGGGGTTTTCCTGGACATCGCCTCCCGCCGCACGCCCGAGGACATCAAGAAGAAGCTTCCCTCCATGTACCATCAGTTCAAACAGCTGGCCGATGTGGATATCACCAAGGTCCCCATGGAGATCGCCCCGACCTGCCATTACATGATGGGGGGGCTCAAGGTGGACCCGGACACCCAGGCCACCAATGTGCCGGGGCTCTTCGCCAGCGGCGAATGCGCCGCCGGCATGCACGGCTCCAACCGGCTGGGCGGTAACTCCCTCTCCGACCTAGTGGTCTTCGGCAAACTGGCCGGGGAGCACGCGGCGGCCTATGCCAAGAAACTGAAGGACCTGCCCAAGGTGGACGAGTCCCAGCTTTCGGCCTTGAACAAAGAAATGAACAAACCTTTTGATAATCCCCAGGGCGGTGAGGTGTCCTACAAGATCCTGGCCGACCTCCAGCACACGATGGAAAAGGGGGCCGGGATGTACCGGGAGGAAGGCCTGCTCGAGCAGTGCCTGAAGGACCTGGAAGGCCTCAAGGCCCGCTTAGACAAGGTCTCCGCCGAGGGGAACCGGATGTTCAACCCCGGTTGGCACGTGGCGTTGGACCTTCGCAACATGCTGGCAGTGGCCGAGGCCATCACCCGGGCAGCGAAGGAACGCAAGGAGTCCCGCGGGGGCCATACCCGCACGGATTACACCGGTTATTCCAAGGATTTCGCCAAGAAACGGGTCCTGGTCCGGCAGAAGGGCGGCAAGATGGAGGTGGTCCAGGAGGACCTGCCCCAGATGCCCGCCGAACTGGAAAAGGAACTGGTGGATGGGCATTTCTTCAAACCCGAGATC